A genomic region of Prionailurus viverrinus isolate Anna chromosome D4, UM_Priviv_1.0, whole genome shotgun sequence contains the following coding sequences:
- the LOC125150467 gene encoding olfactory receptor 1G1-like encodes MSSQRVSGRANPISFLEVSETEAGQHVQEISNQTSISDFLLLGFSAHPEQQPLLFGLFLGMYLVSVLGNLLIIMAIVSDQHLHTPMYFFLANLSFVDTCFTCTIVPKVLANILTQRHAIIYTGCLVQMYFFMALALLDDFLLAVMAYDRYVAICLPLHYTTIMCPQRCLLLVAASWLCSHLLASSLTLLMSQFSFCASHAIPHFFCDLLPLLKLACSDTQIFQVMMFAEAALSGVVPLTCVLVSYAHIIHTILRVPSAGGKHKVFSTCGSHLSVVILFYGTVFLVYFQPSSSYSADTGMVASVVYTMVTPMLNPFIYSLRNRDMKRALWKLLVWGRCSIP; translated from the exons ATGTCTTCTCAAAGAGTCAGTGGGAGAGCAAACCCAATCTCCTTCCTGGAAGTGTCAGAGACTGAGGCTGGCCAGCATGTCCAG GAAATCAGCAACCAAACCAGCATCTCTGACTTCCTGCTTCTGGGCTTCTCTGCACACCCTGAGCAGCAGCCTCTCCTGTTCGGACTCTTCCTGGGCATGTACCTGGTCAGCGTGTTggggaacctgctcatcatcATGGCCATAGTTTCCGACCAgcacctccacacccccatgtacttcttcctggccaacctgTCCTTCGTCGATACCTGCTTCACCTGCACCATTGTCCCCAAGGTGCTGGCAAACATCCTGACACAGCGCCATGCAATCATCTACACTGGGTGCCTTGTGCAGATGTACTTCTTCATGGCGTTGGCTCTACTGGATGACTTCCTGCTGGCCGTGATGGCATATGACCGCTACGTGGCCATCTGCCTTCCTCTCCACTACACCACGATCATGTGTCCCCAGCGCTGCCTGCTGCTGGTCGCCGCATCCTGGCTCTGCTCCCACCTCCTGGCCTCCTCGCTCACCCTCCTCATGTCTCAGTTCTCCTTCTGTGCCTCTCATGCCATCCCACACTTTTTCTGtgatcttctccctctcctcaaaCTTGCCTGTTCAGACACCCAGAtctttcaggtcatgatgtttGCTGAAGCAGCCCTCTCAGGTGTGGTCCCTCTCACCTGTGTCCTGGTCTCTTATGCCCACATCATCCACACCATCCTCAGGGTCCCCTCTGCTGGGGGGAAGCACAAGGTCTTCTCGACCTGTGGCTCTCACCTGTCAGTGGTCATTCTCTTCTATGGAACTGTCTTTCTGGTATATTTCCAGCCTTCTTCCTCCTATTCAGCAGACACAGGTATGGTGGCATCTGTGGTATACACAATGGTCAcccccatgctgaacccctttatctacagcctgaggaacaggGACATGAAGAGGGCTTTATGGAAACTCCTTGTCTGGGGAAGATGTTCCATCCCATAA
- the LOC125150468 gene encoding olfactory receptor 1G1-like gives MSSQRVSGRANPISFLEVSETEAGQHVQETRNQTSVSDFLLLGFSAHPEQQPLLFGLFLGMYLVTVLGNLLIIMAIGSDQHLHTPMYFFLANLSFVETCVTCTIVPKVLANILTQRHTISHTGCLVQMYFFMALTLLDDFLLAVMAYDRYVAICLPLHYTTIMRPQRCLLLVAASWLCSHLLASSLTLLMSQFSFCASHAIPHFFCDLLPLLKLACSDTQIFQVMMFAEAALSGVVPLTCVLVSYAHIMHTVLRIPSAGGKHKVFSTCGSHLSVVTLFYGTLFLVYFQPSSTYSAEIGMVASVVYTMVTPLLNPFIYSLRNRDMKGALGKLGEREAEGLNSTLLSQGCDLDTGSHCGNKGRATFRGEERTYCIPSMGTGLQLEKCDSMVEPGPGQDQGYEDGSKQHVTPGKTRKAIWSSERSYHWHCWDSGDHEAEGPAGRLDNRPT, from the exons ATGTCTTCTCAAAGAGTCAGTGGGAGAGCAAACCCAATCTCCTTCCTGGAAGTGTCAGAGACTGAGGCTGGCCAGCATGTCCAG GAAACCAGAAACCAAACCAGCGTCTCTGACTTCCTGCTTCTGGGCTTCTCTGCACACCCTGAGCAGCAGCCTCTCCTGTTCGGACTCTTCCTGGGCATGTACCTGGTCACCGTGTTggggaacctgctcatcatcATGGCCATTGGTTCTGACCAgcacctccacacccccatgtacttcttcctggccaacctgTCCTTCGTTGAGACCTGCGTCACCTGCACCATTGTCCCCAAGGTGCTGGCAAACATCCTGACACAGCGCCACACCATCTCCCACACTGGGTGCCTCGTGCAGATGTACTTCTTCATGGCGCTGACCCTGCTGGATGACTTCCTGCTGGCCGTGATGGCATATGACCGCTACGTGGCCATCTGCCTTCCTCTCCACTACACCACGATCATGCGTCCCCAGCGCTGCCTGCTGCTGGTCGCCGCATCCTGGCTCTGCTCCCACCTCCTGGCTTCCTCGCTCACCCTCCTCATGTCTCAGTTCTCCTTCTGTGCCTCTCATGCCATCCCACACTTTTTCTGtgatcttctccctctcctcaaaCTTGCCTGTTCAGACACCCAGAtctttcaggtcatgatgtttGCTGAAGCAGCCCTCTCAGGTGTGGTCCCTCTCACCTGTGTCCTGGTCTCTTATGCCCACATCATGCACACAGTTCTCAGGATTCCCTCTGCTGGGGGGAAACACAAAGTCTTCTCGACCTGTGGCTCTCACCTGTCAGTGGTTACTCTCTTCTACGGGACGCTCTTTCTGGTGTATTTCCAGCCCTCATCCACCTATTCAGCAGAAATAGGAATGGTGGCATCTGTAGTATATACGATGGTCACCCCCTTGCTGAACCCCTTtatctacagcctgaggaacaggGACATGAAAGGGGCCCT AGGtaaacttggggagagagaagccg AAGGTCTCAACAGCACCTTGCTCTCTCAGGGCTGTGACCTTGACACCGGCTCCCACTGTGGGAACAAGGGCAGAGCTACATTCcgaggagaggagag GACATACTGCATTCCATCCATGGGGACTGGGCTCCAATTAGAAAAGTGTGACTCCATGGTAGAGCCAGGCCCCGGTCAGGACCAGGGCTACGAGGATGGATCCAAGCAGCACGTCACCCCAGGGAAAACCAGGAAGGCCATCTGGTCATCTGAACGGTCTTATCACTGGCACTGCTGGGACTCAGGGGACCACGAAGCAGAAGGGCCAGCTGGGAGGTTGGACAATCGCCCCACCTAG